The following proteins come from a genomic window of Miscanthus floridulus cultivar M001 chromosome 2, ASM1932011v1, whole genome shotgun sequence:
- the LOC136539558 gene encoding uncharacterized protein — protein sequence MERDVVVSDPEAAGSSSTPASSSYSSFAETRVICRVCQKQFAQYTCPRCNARYCSLSCYKGHSVQCTESFMHENVMDELKQMQPEDETKKKMLDILKRLHLEEEMESDSEDESMLSEELIQKVMSGEEIRLEDLSDYEIKRFRQALASGELSKMIEPWTPWWKKPSARSISLAPDGSQLIRQVNTEDTAISYPDPKTDQEASINEIPEGPESPLPSLKQLTRTEPSPLLAVHLVDILYSYCFTLRLYNGDWHSDPLGASTVALSMSKVMGQDAKPETVPEALTACIEETCSPAYRHTGGFRFAIGLVDDIITILSLGQNALICALCDFHRLVEVGKSMLKAEKVGKTERAQSSSKLRSAARKLFFMTCWVHEQPNDVWPSLARIVQVQKASPEELDTGNWKADRKCKRQSTVLIEEL from the exons ATGGAGAGGGACGTCGTGGTctccgaccccgaggccgccgGGTCCTCGTCCACCCCCGCCTCCTCGTCGTACTCCTCCTTCGCCGAGACCAGGGTCATCTGCCGCGT GTGTCAGAAGCAGTTCGCGCAGTACACTTGCCCCCGCTGCAACGCCCGGTACTGCTCGCTCTCGTGCTACAAG GGTCATAGTGTTCAATGCACTGAATCCTTCATGCATGAGAATGTTATGGATGAGCTTAAGCAGATGCAACCTGAGGATGAAACAAAGAAAAAGATGCTAGATATCCTCAAGCGTCTCCACTTGGAAGAAGAGATGGAGTCAGATAGtgaagatg AGTCAATGTTATCAGAGGAGCTTATTCAAAAAGTTATGTCTG GGGAAGAGATAAGGCTTGAAGACCTCTCTGATTATGAAATCAAACGATTTCGTCAAGCTCTGGCCTCAGGTGAGCTCAGTAAGATGATTGAACCGTGGACACCTTGGTGGAAAAAACCGTCAGCCAGATCGATTTCCCTTGCCCCGGATGGAAGTCAGCTTATCAGACAAGTAAACACAGAAGACACTGCTATATCATATCCAGATCCAAAGACTGACCAAGAGGCTAGCATCAACGAAATCCCTGAAGGGCCAGAATCTCCTCTCCCGTCACTGAAACAGTTAACAAGGACAGAGCCATCTCCTTTGCTTGCTGTCCACTTGGTTGACATCCTGTACAGTTACTGCTTCACACTTCGGCTCTACAACGGTGATTGGCACTCGGATCCTTTGGGTGCTTCCACTGTTGCCCTGTCAATGTCGAAAGTCATGGGCCAGGATGCTAAACCTGAGACTGTACCTGAAGCACTCACGGCCTGCATCGAGGAGACATGCTCGCCAGCTTACAGGCATACTGGTGGTTTCAGGTTTGCTATTGGACTCGTGGATGATATCATCACCATTCTCTCCTTGGGACAGAATGCGCTTATTTGTGCACTATGCGACTTCCATCGACTCGTTGAAGTTGGCAAGAGCATGCTGAAGGCGGAGAAAGTGGGCAAGACGGAGAGGGCACAGAGCTCCTCAAAGCTTCGTAGCGCAGCTAGGAAGCTATTCTTCATGACTTGTTGGGTCCATGAGCAGCCAAATGACGTGTGGCCATCTTTAGCTCGCATCGTCCAGGTGCAGAAAGCATCCCCGGAGGAGTTGGACACTGGGAATTGGAAGGCGGATAGAAAGTGCAAACGACAGTCCACGGTTCTTATCGAGGAGCTGTAG
- the LOC136539559 gene encoding plant UBX domain-containing protein 10-like encodes MAETVDDKLSYFQAVTGISDTDLCTEILAAHNWDLQLAVSSITANPSSPSASASTSSRADPAPSAPLAADAEFVAPPPPMPMPMPLPPQQQQPGIAWRLVTLPFYVVSGGVGLVAGTFRLGAWVAGGVLSRSLSLLGLAGQAGSGDRLLELPPSAAEAADFVAEFEREFGAGRGPRFVAQGFADALQRAQREFKLLFVYLHSPDHPDTPAFCSGCLCSEPVAAFIDENFVAWGGSIRRTEGFKMSNSLNASRFPFCAVVMASTNQRIVLLQQVEGPKSPEEMITILQRVVEECATSLVAARIEAEERLNNQRLREEQDAAYRAALETDQARERERIEELERHEREAAEAERKRKEEEETLARAAQEAAEKEAALARRRQEKAMALGAEPEKGPSVTRVLIRFPAGERRERRFHSSTTVTSLYDYVDSLDCLKAEKYSLVSNFPRVTYGPEKHSLTLEEAGLHPQASLFIEIEQ; translated from the exons ATGGCCGAGACCGTCGACGACAAGCTCAGCTACTTCCAGGCCGTCACCGGTATCTCCGACACGGACCTCTGCACGGAGATCCTCGCCGCGCACAACTGGGACCTGCAGCTCGCGGTGTCCTCCATCACCGCCAACCCCTCCTCGCCCTCCGCCTCGGCCTCCACCTCCTCACGCGCCGACCCGGCCCCTTCCGCCCCGCTGGCGGCTGATGCGGAGTTCGTCGCGCCCCCGCCGCCgatgccgatgccgatgccgctgccgccccagcagcagcagccggggATCGCGTGGAGGCTGGTGACGCTCCCCTTCTACGTGGTCTCGGGCGGGGTCGGCCTCGTCGCCGGCACCTTCCGCCTTGGCGCCTGGGTCGCCGGGGGCGTGCTGTcccgctccctctccctcctcggCCTCGCGGGGCAGGCCGGCAGCGGCGACCGCCTGCTAGAGTTGCCGCCGTCAGCTGCCGAGGCGGCCGACTTCGTCGCTGAGTTCGAGCGCGAGTTCGGCGCTGGCCGCGGCCCGCGCTTCGTGGCCCAGGGGTTCGCTGATGCGCTGCAGCGAGCGCAGCGGGAGTTCAAGCTTCTGTTCGTGTACCTCCACTCCCCTGATCACCCGGATACCCCTGCCTTCTGCAGTGGCTGCCTCTGCTCTGAGCCCGTCGCGGCCTTTATAGATGAGAACTTCGTTGCGTGGGGTGGTAGCATCAGAAGGACTGAAGGGTTCAAGATGAGCAACAGCCTGAATGCGTCCAGGTTCCCGTTTTGTGCTGTGGTCATGGCTTCTACAAACCAGAGAATCGTGCTATTGCAGCAG GTTGAAGGGCCCAAATCACCTGAAGAGATGATAACAATTCTTCAACGTGTTGTTGAAGAATGCGCTACATCACTCGTTGCTGCCAGGATTGAAGCTGAAGAGAGACTAAACAACCAACGTTTGCGTGAGGAACAAGATGCTGCTTACAGAGCTGCACTTGAAACTGACCAG GCCAGGGAACGTGAAAGGATAGAGGAACTGGAAAGACATGAAAGAGAGGCTGCAGAGGCTGAGAGAAAgcgcaaggaagaggaggaaactTTAGCAAGGGCAGCCCAAGAAGCAGCTGAAAAGGAAGCTGCTCTTGCAAGGAGGAGGCAAGAGAAGGCCATGGCTCTTGGAGCTGAACCTGAGAAAGGACCAAGTGTTACTCGG GTTCTCATAAGATTCCCAGCTGGAGAGCGCAGAGAGCGGAGATTCCACAGTTCTACAACCGTCACTTCCCTCTATGACTACGTGGATTCTTTAGATTGCTTGAAAGCAGAGAAGTACAGCCTAGTTTCGAATTTCCCACGCGTCACATATGGTCCAGAGAAGCACTCCCTGACACTGGAGGAAGCAGGCTTGCATCCCCAGGCGAGTCTGTTTATCGAGATAGAACAATGA